A window from Entomoplasma freundtii encodes these proteins:
- a CDS encoding GntR family transcriptional regulator — MALSSKICTYILNLIDVHKDEDGFQLPSENFLATKFKVSRVTVRKDLALLQSQGYIYSVKGSGYFTSPSFAFSKLYSIGSESYEKRKVITLNNQNIFYDILEKLNISSTNININDYFGYTKVFYDKKDKPRLYNNSFILKPLFDEIDLTKITHSLLSFIAENNIPLDKQINKAFVEEKNSQDVHLLSLLHEKELIPTVYGSIISKDGKFVELYQRRYDPDDFVQNWVKFF, encoded by the coding sequence ATGGCACTATCTAGCAAAATTTGTACCTATATTTTAAATTTAATTGATGTTCACAAGGATGAAGATGGTTTTCAATTACCGAGTGAAAACTTTTTAGCAACCAAATTCAAAGTTTCGCGAGTTACGGTACGTAAGGACTTAGCTTTATTACAAAGTCAAGGTTATATTTATTCGGTTAAGGGAAGCGGTTATTTTACGAGTCCTTCCTTTGCCTTTTCAAAACTTTATTCAATTGGTTCAGAATCCTATGAAAAAAGAAAAGTTATCACTCTAAATAACCAAAACATTTTTTATGATATCCTTGAAAAATTAAATATTAGTTCAACAAATATTAATATTAATGATTATTTTGGATATACAAAAGTTTTTTATGACAAGAAAGACAAACCACGCCTTTACAACAATTCTTTTATTCTCAAACCATTATTTGACGAAATTGACTTAACTAAAATTACCCATTCGCTTTTAAGTTTTATTGCGGAAAATAATATTCCTTTAGATAAACAAATTAACAAAGCCTTTGTGGAAGAAAAGAATAGTCAAGATGTTCATTTATTAAGTTTATTACACGAGAAGGAATTAATTCCGACAGTCTACGGTTCAATTATTTCTAAAGATGGTAAATTTGTGGAACTTTACCAAAGAAGGTATGATCCAGATGATTTTGTTCAAAATTGAGTGAAATTTTTCTAG
- a CDS encoding fructose-bisphosphatase class II, translating into MNKDMVLLRAVEMAAIASYKYIGKKDKNALDGAAVEAMKVMLGKNIGIKLRVVNGEGELDNAPMFYYGQILGDVDNPHAPTLDMSVDPVEGTNPAAYNFAGSIATIAVSREGTMKQFPEMYMEKLFISPSLAGMVDFQEPLPKIVKGLQKKLQKKTLKAIILDKPRHEKIVKELDNLGVIVRLIKDGDVLGAIDVVNGEADFVYGVGGAPEAVLMASLAIASGAEMSARLVPYQEVWLDESETKERQDLEEKWLAKQTNLQWTTLMMAPDLVNDPRTRFFAAGITAGGTLKPIDYLNGKFYINTFMASHGIVRNLTTTYDVSQINNLKPEVKYLFDKYHR; encoded by the coding sequence ATGAATAAAGATATGGTTTTGTTGCGAGCTGTCGAAATGGCGGCTATTGCAAGTTATAAATACATTGGTAAGAAGGATAAAAATGCTCTTGATGGAGCAGCTGTTGAAGCCATGAAAGTGATGCTTGGTAAGAATATCGGCATTAAGCTAAGAGTTGTTAATGGCGAAGGGGAATTGGATAACGCCCCAATGTTCTATTATGGGCAAATCCTTGGTGATGTTGATAATCCTCATGCTCCTACTTTGGACATGAGCGTTGATCCAGTAGAAGGTACTAACCCGGCGGCTTATAACTTTGCAGGCTCAATTGCCACTATTGCTGTTAGTCGCGAAGGAACAATGAAACAATTTCCGGAAATGTATATGGAAAAACTCTTTATTTCGCCTTCGCTAGCAGGAATGGTTGATTTTCAAGAACCGTTACCAAAGATTGTTAAAGGCTTACAAAAAAAACTTCAGAAAAAAACCTTAAAAGCCATTATTTTAGATAAACCGCGTCATGAGAAAATTGTCAAAGAATTAGATAATTTAGGAGTTATCGTGCGTTTGATTAAAGATGGTGATGTACTTGGTGCAATTGATGTTGTCAATGGCGAAGCTGACTTCGTCTACGGTGTTGGTGGGGCTCCGGAAGCGGTTCTAATGGCCTCATTAGCGATTGCATCGGGGGCAGAAATGAGTGCTCGATTAGTGCCTTATCAAGAAGTTTGACTAGATGAATCAGAAACTAAAGAGCGCCAAGACTTAGAAGAAAAATGGCTCGCAAAGCAAACAAATTTACAATGGACCACGTTAATGATGGCTCCTGATTTGGTTAATGACCCAAGGACTCGCTTTTTTGCTGCTGGAATTACAGCAGGGGGTACTTTAAAGCCGATTGATTATTTAAATGGAAAATTTTATATCAATACTTTTATGGCATCTCATGGGATTGTGCGTAATTTAACAACTACTTATGATGTTAGTCAAATTAATAATTTGAAACCAGAAGTGAAATATCTTTTTGATAAATATCACCGTTAA
- a CDS encoding SDR family NAD(P)-dependent oxidoreductase, with amino-acid sequence MDKTKVMTKIGIVTGATGGLGHAFVQILMENDDLEEIWVIARDQTKLDSLKTEYGDKIRTWSLDLSDHKSFDTIKAALVKERNYDIIYLINCAGYGKIGDYSDLNITESFNMIDLNCGSILGMCVTCIPYMEAEAHIINIASQLSSFPTPYFAIYSATKAFVKSYSRALNVELNRAKNISVTTACPEWIDTDFLNVMQENNPSVVVVQYKNMKPAYEIARRAMDDALNNKDISLYGWKTKWHYFWAKILPQKWVMRYWLHQQKIK; translated from the coding sequence ATGGACAAGACCAAGGTAATGACTAAAATTGGAATTGTAACAGGAGCTACTGGTGGTCTCGGTCATGCTTTTGTGCAAATACTAATGGAGAATGACGACCTTGAAGAAATTTGGGTTATCGCCCGCGACCAAACAAAACTTGATTCCCTAAAAACGGAATATGGCGATAAAATTCGTACCTGGTCTTTAGATTTGTCTGATCATAAAAGTTTTGACACTATCAAGGCTGCTTTAGTTAAAGAACGGAATTATGACATTATCTACTTAATCAATTGTGCCGGTTATGGAAAAATTGGTGATTATAGCGATTTAAATATTACCGAATCATTTAATATGATTGATTTAAACTGCGGCAGCATTTTGGGAATGTGCGTCACTTGTATTCCGTATATGGAAGCGGAAGCTCATATAATTAACATTGCTTCGCAATTATCTTCTTTTCCAACACCTTATTTTGCCATTTATAGTGCCACAAAAGCTTTTGTAAAAAGTTATTCACGAGCTTTAAACGTCGAATTAAATAGGGCTAAGAATATTTCGGTGACTACGGCTTGCCCAGAGTGAATTGATACAGATTTTTTAAATGTCATGCAAGAAAATAATCCGTCAGTGGTAGTAGTTCAGTATAAAAATATGAAACCGGCTTATGAAATAGCTCGACGTGCCATGGATGATGCTTTAAATAATAAAGACATCTCTTTATATGGTTGAAAAACTAAATGGCATTATTTTTGAGCAAAAATATTACCCCAAAAATGAGTAATGAGATATTGGTTACATCAACAAAAAATTAAATAA